Proteins encoded within one genomic window of Desulforegulaceae bacterium:
- the ftsW gene encoding putative lipid II flippase FtsW → MTIKQQIRNQKIIKEDPLLWISFFLITGFGLIILYSASFHFGEKVFNNPFYFVKKQALHGFMGLILLFIFRFIPYFYLKKLAYPGILLSICLLIAIFVTPFGHKVGGAYRWLKFPFFSFQPAVFSFYTIILYLAHTISKHEDEMDKFFSGIFPHFILFIIFASLLYNQPDFGSIIIIGALIWIMIFAGGAKIKQMLLIAGTGFISGFFLMIQRDYRVERLISYLNPWEYSSSFSYQTTMSLKAFINGGFFGKGLGNGILKLEYLPESHTDFIFSIIGEETGFLGVFMITGLFMAILIRGFKISENAPDKFGSLLALGLTSIIGIHIIINMGVTLSLLPPKGLPLPFISYGGTFLIMNMAGIGILLNIKANSK, encoded by the coding sequence ATGACTATTAAACAGCAGATTAGAAATCAAAAAATAATTAAAGAGGATCCCCTTCTTTGGATTTCCTTTTTTCTTATTACAGGCTTTGGCCTGATAATTCTTTATTCTGCAAGCTTTCACTTTGGTGAAAAAGTGTTTAACAATCCATTTTATTTTGTAAAAAAACAGGCTTTACACGGTTTTATGGGTTTGATTCTTTTATTTATTTTCAGATTTATACCTTATTTTTATTTAAAAAAACTAGCATATCCAGGAATTCTTTTATCTATTTGTTTATTGATAGCAATTTTTGTCACTCCTTTCGGGCATAAAGTAGGCGGAGCATATAGATGGTTAAAATTCCCGTTTTTTTCATTTCAGCCAGCGGTTTTTTCATTTTATACAATTATTTTATACCTTGCCCATACTATTTCAAAACATGAAGATGAAATGGATAAGTTTTTTTCAGGAATATTTCCCCACTTCATTCTTTTTATAATTTTTGCATCACTTCTCTACAATCAACCAGATTTTGGTTCTATTATTATAATTGGGGCTCTTATATGGATAATGATTTTTGCTGGAGGAGCAAAAATAAAACAAATGTTGTTAATTGCAGGAACAGGCTTTATTTCAGGTTTTTTTCTTATGATCCAAAGAGACTACAGGGTTGAAAGACTGATAAGCTACCTTAATCCATGGGAATATTCCTCCAGTTTTTCCTATCAAACAACAATGTCTTTAAAAGCTTTTATAAATGGAGGTTTTTTTGGAAAAGGACTTGGAAATGGAATTTTAAAACTTGAGTACCTCCCGGAATCCCACACTGATTTTATTTTCTCAATTATTGGTGAAGAAACAGGCTTTCTTGGTGTTTTTATGATCACCGGTCTTTTTATGGCAATTTTGATAAGAGGATTTAAAATTTCAGAAAATGCACCTGACAAATTTGGCTCACTCCTTGCCCTTGGACTCACTTCAATAATAGGAATTCACATTATTATCAATATGGGGGTAACCCTTTCTCTTCTGCCTCCTAAAGGGTTACCCCTACCTTTTATAAGTTACGGAGGAACATTTCTTATTATGAACATGGCAGGAATTGGAATTCTGCTCAATATAAAGGCAAACTCAAAATGA
- the murD gene encoding UDP-N-acetylmuramoyl-L-alanine--D-glutamate ligase, with the protein MFSIKDFKNKKILVAGLGKSGISVLNLLHSKGFNVKGCDKNKKILESDEIKKISNQKIKIVIANNFEEEIKTSDLIILSPGIDQREEVYIKAVNQGKNVIGELEAAWSFIDKPVAAITGTNGKSTVTELTADILAHSGKKVFRGGNLGVPLSQGISDKSEFDIFVLEISSFQLDTCVNFSPQVGTILNITPDHLDRYEDFCGYKNSKLNLFKNFNKENTSIINYNESLKLETKGKKSFFNIFDPSFNSAFANKKELKISFNKKVEKISLKNFKLKGRHNLENLSAAALTALESGGSIKGIKKAIETFNPLPHRMEFLGSINNISFINDSKATNPDSVIKAVECLEGEISLILGGKDKGYNYGVMSKILNEKVKNIILIGEASKKINSQINFKRKAVFSITMEDAVKKGFENISEKGTVILSPGCSSFDMFKNYSHRGEAFKNSFLNLKNRENNKNDY; encoded by the coding sequence ATGTTTTCAATTAAAGACTTTAAAAACAAAAAAATTCTTGTTGCAGGTCTTGGAAAATCAGGAATATCTGTATTAAATCTTCTTCATTCAAAAGGTTTTAATGTAAAAGGATGCGATAAAAACAAAAAAATTCTTGAATCAGATGAAATAAAAAAAATTTCTAACCAAAAAATAAAAATTGTAATTGCCAATAATTTCGAAGAAGAAATTAAAACCAGTGACTTAATTATTTTAAGCCCTGGAATTGATCAAAGGGAAGAAGTCTATATCAAAGCTGTAAATCAAGGAAAAAATGTAATAGGAGAACTTGAAGCAGCTTGGTCTTTTATTGACAAACCAGTTGCCGCCATTACAGGGACAAATGGTAAAAGCACAGTAACAGAACTTACAGCCGACATTCTTGCCCACAGCGGAAAAAAAGTTTTCAGGGGAGGAAATCTTGGAGTTCCTCTTTCCCAGGGTATATCAGACAAGTCAGAATTTGATATCTTTGTTCTAGAAATTTCAAGCTTTCAACTTGATACCTGTGTTAACTTTTCACCTCAAGTAGGAACAATACTTAATATCACCCCAGATCATCTGGACAGATATGAAGATTTTTGTGGCTATAAAAATTCCAAACTTAATCTTTTTAAGAATTTCAACAAAGAAAACACTTCAATAATTAATTATAATGAAAGTTTAAAACTTGAAACAAAAGGCAAAAAAAGTTTTTTCAATATTTTTGACCCAAGTTTCAATAGTGCTTTTGCAAATAAAAAAGAACTTAAAATTTCATTTAATAAAAAAGTAGAAAAAATCAGCCTTAAAAATTTCAAGTTGAAAGGAAGGCATAATCTTGAAAACTTAAGTGCTGCAGCCCTAACTGCACTTGAATCCGGGGGAAGTATTAAAGGAATAAAAAAAGCAATTGAAACTTTTAATCCCCTTCCCCATAGAATGGAGTTTTTGGGCTCCATAAACAATATTTCCTTTATTAATGATTCAAAGGCAACAAATCCTGATTCAGTTATAAAGGCGGTTGAATGCCTTGAGGGAGAAATATCTTTAATCCTGGGGGGAAAAGATAAAGGATATAACTACGGGGTGATGTCAAAAATACTGAACGAAAAAGTAAAAAACATTATCTTAATTGGGGAGGCTTCAAAAAAAATCAATAGCCAAATTAATTTTAAAAGAAAGGCTGTTTTTTCAATTACAATGGAAGATGCTGTAAAAAAAGGCTTTGAAAATATTTCGGAAAAAGGAACTGTAATTCTTTCACCTGGATGCTCAAGTTTTGATATGTTTAAAAACTATTCGCATAGAGGTGAGGCTTTTAAAAACTCTTTCCTTAATTTAAAAAACAGAGAAAACAATAAAAATGACTATTAA